The following proteins come from a genomic window of Phnomibacter ginsenosidimutans:
- the rpmB gene encoding 50S ribosomal protein L28, whose translation MFAVDAAPLPSEKNKIMARVCQVTGKKPMTGHHVSHSNIKTKRRFNPNLQTKRFFLAEEDKWITLKVSADAIRTINKKGLFAVVKELRESGVAI comes from the coding sequence TTGTTTGCTGTAGATGCTGCACCTTTGCCGTCCGAAAAAAACAAGATCATGGCAAGAGTATGTCAGGTAACAGGTAAAAAACCAATGACTGGTCATCATGTTAGTCACTCTAACATTAAGACCAAACGCAGATTCAATCCGAATTTGCAGACTAAGCGTTTCTTCCTGGCCGAAGAAGACAAATGGATTACCCTGAAGGTATCAGCTGATGCAATTCGTACCATCAATAAGAAAGGTCTTTTTGCAGTGGTAAAAGAGCTTCGTGAAAGTGGCGTAGCTATCTAA
- the nusG gene encoding transcription termination/antitermination protein NusG codes for MVYVLRVVSGKERSVKEYLDKDVVRQGWADRIVQVFLPMDKVYKVQNGKKVMREKNFYPGYVFMEVVDGKLNEDMIQHISNISNIMHFLTDGKGSKGKIICLRKAEVNKMLGKMDEMSEQGITMSEPFIVGETIKIIDGAFNDFNGVIEEVNDEKKKLKVIVKIFGRSTPVELNYMQVEKLS; via the coding sequence GTGGTATATGTGCTGCGTGTGGTAAGTGGCAAGGAACGTTCTGTAAAAGAATACCTTGACAAAGACGTGGTACGCCAAGGCTGGGCCGACCGTATTGTACAGGTTTTTCTGCCCATGGATAAGGTGTATAAAGTGCAGAATGGTAAAAAGGTAATGCGGGAAAAGAACTTCTATCCTGGTTACGTTTTTATGGAAGTGGTTGATGGTAAGCTGAACGAAGACATGATTCAGCATATCAGCAATATTTCCAACATCATGCACTTCCTTACAGATGGAAAAGGTTCGAAAGGAAAAATCATTTGCCTCCGCAAAGCCGAAGTAAACAAAATGCTCGGCAAAATGGATGAAATGAGTGAGCAGGGCATCACCATGAGTGAACCATTTATTGTAGGCGAAACCATCAAAATCATCGACGGTGCTTTCAACGACTTTAATGGTGTAATTGAAGAAGTAAACGATGAAAAGAAAAAGCTGAAGGTGATTGTAAAAATCTTTGGCCGCTCTACTCCAGTAGAACTCAACTACATGCAGGTAGAAAAACTTAGCTAA
- a CDS encoding glycosyltransferase family 2 protein: protein MQSHPHVAIALLNYNGRKHLETYLPSVLNVTYPNHSIWVIDNASTDDSVAFLQQHFPQVKLVVNPMNGGFAQGYNMGLQHIDAPYILLLNTDVAVTPGFLHPLTDSMERQPDMAFIQPRICADKNPQYFEYAGAGGGLMDMLGYPFCRGRLFESVEKDDGQYNDEQLLFWASGAAMLVRKKVFDGLGGFYPFFFMHNEEIDLCWRALNNGWTVGYNGNAVVYHLGGGSLAKESPRKTWFNFRNNLIMLTRNMPISWLVLLLPIRLGLDMAAALQMLLSNNSSNALSVIKAWGAFLSWLVMPGSQKWPGHRQSFRGPGRYRGSIVWQHFVKKHRQTSAFYKP, encoded by the coding sequence ATGCAAAGCCATCCACATGTAGCCATTGCACTGCTCAATTACAACGGGCGAAAGCATCTGGAAACTTACTTGCCAAGTGTACTCAACGTTACTTATCCCAACCATAGCATTTGGGTAATAGACAATGCCTCTACCGATGACTCAGTAGCCTTTTTGCAACAGCATTTTCCACAGGTAAAATTGGTTGTAAACCCAATGAATGGCGGCTTTGCACAGGGCTACAACATGGGCTTACAGCACATTGATGCACCCTATATTTTACTGCTCAATACAGATGTGGCTGTAACACCCGGCTTTTTGCACCCCCTCACAGACAGTATGGAACGCCAACCCGATATGGCTTTTATACAACCACGTATTTGTGCAGACAAAAACCCACAATATTTTGAATACGCTGGTGCCGGTGGCGGGTTAATGGATATGCTGGGTTATCCTTTTTGCCGCGGTCGTTTGTTTGAGTCTGTTGAAAAAGATGATGGACAATATAACGATGAGCAATTGTTGTTTTGGGCATCGGGTGCGGCAATGCTTGTACGTAAAAAAGTGTTTGATGGTTTGGGCGGCTTCTACCCTTTCTTTTTTATGCACAATGAAGAGATAGACTTGTGCTGGAGAGCACTCAACAATGGATGGACAGTTGGGTATAACGGAAATGCAGTTGTGTACCACCTGGGTGGCGGTAGTTTGGCCAAAGAAAGCCCTCGCAAAACCTGGTTCAACTTTCGCAATAATCTGATTATGCTTACCAGAAATATGCCCATCAGTTGGTTGGTTTTACTACTACCCATACGCCTTGGCTTAGACATGGCAGCTGCGCTGCAAATGCTGCTTAGCAACAATAGCAGCAATGCATTATCTGTTATAAAAGCGTGGGGCGCATTTTTAAGTTGGCTCGTAATGCCAGGCAGCCAAAAATGGCCTGGCCACCGACAATCTTTTCGTGGACCGGGCCGCTACAGAGGCAGTATTGTATGGCAGCACTTTGTGAAGAAACATCGCCAAACATCAGCCTTTTACAAGCCTTAA
- a CDS encoding riboflavin synthase, with the protein MFTGIVETTGTVVAVSQTGTNSTFTIESSLSHTLKTDQSVSHNGVCLTVENVANGTHTVTAIAETLSKTNLGHWQAGTTVNLERCVPMNGRLDGHLVQGHVDATATCESVSNQDGSWLFTFSYPQQFAHLIIEKGSICLNGISLTVFNLVDNLFSVAIIPYTFAHTNMQHLQAGHTVNIEFDMVGKYLARWKELGV; encoded by the coding sequence ATGTTTACAGGCATTGTAGAAACCACCGGAACCGTTGTGGCAGTAAGCCAAACGGGCACCAACAGTACTTTTACCATCGAAAGTTCTTTGAGCCATACCCTCAAAACCGACCAAAGTGTGAGCCACAACGGTGTATGTCTCACAGTTGAAAATGTGGCCAATGGCACCCATACCGTTACCGCTATTGCAGAAACCCTCAGCAAAACAAACCTTGGTCATTGGCAGGCAGGCACCACGGTCAACCTCGAACGCTGCGTACCAATGAACGGCCGCCTCGATGGCCATTTGGTGCAAGGCCATGTGGATGCCACTGCCACCTGCGAATCAGTAAGCAATCAGGATGGCAGCTGGCTGTTTACCTTCAGTTATCCTCAACAATTTGCCCACCTCATTATTGAAAAAGGAAGTATTTGCCTGAATGGCATCAGTCTTACGGTGTTTAATTTGGTCGACAATCTTTTTTCTGTAGCCATCATCCCCTACACTTTTGCGCATACCAATATGCAGCACCTGCAAGCTGGCCACACAGTGAATATTGAATTTGATATGGTAGGAAAATATCTTGCCCGCTGGAAAGAACTTGGCGTATAA
- the secE gene encoding preprotein translocase subunit SecE: MKKIGTHFQESYHELVEKVTWPTWNQLQQSTVIVLVATLLITAMVWVMDIASENLLKLVYSFFK; encoded by the coding sequence ATGAAAAAAATTGGCACCCATTTTCAGGAAAGTTACCACGAGCTGGTAGAAAAAGTCACCTGGCCAACGTGGAACCAGCTGCAGCAATCAACTGTAATTGTACTCGTTGCTACATTGCTGATTACCGCTATGGTATGGGTAATGGATATCGCCTCTGAAAATCTTCTCAAACTCGTTTACTCATTCTTTAAGTAA
- a CDS encoding formylglycine-generating enzyme family protein, with translation MKRIFLGLAALLALAAAYFFMPSILPDGQQVKPVQSLEVDPDDRPHGMLWVEGGAFSMGSNDDLANADEQPAHLVKVDGYWIDEHEVTVAAFDSFVRATGYKTEAEIPHSAGQWQACWPAATPFDAKAANTAGSFIATASGDTKHWQWTQGASWRHPLGPASTAQPTHPVQHISWNDAIAYCAWQGSRLPSEAEWEYAAIAGRDSMRSAWGKNTPEKPAAAVALSAVQPVKSFAANPWRLYDLDGNVAEWCGDWYDARYYKGMGNAVAVQNPLGPSADSSKQLTKRVLKGGDYLAAGPDFSSCRPSARRAMHPSFSGSATGFRTIMTAPMWEAKKVLSKLKKQD, from the coding sequence ATGAAAAGAATTTTCCTTGGATTGGCAGCATTGCTGGCACTGGCGGCAGCTTATTTTTTTATGCCTAGTATTTTGCCCGACGGGCAACAGGTTAAACCTGTTCAGTCACTGGAAGTTGATCCTGACGACCGGCCTCATGGAATGTTGTGGGTAGAAGGGGGCGCATTTAGCATGGGCAGCAACGATGATTTGGCCAATGCAGATGAACAACCGGCTCATTTGGTAAAAGTCGACGGCTATTGGATAGACGAGCATGAAGTAACCGTAGCGGCATTCGATAGCTTCGTTAGGGCTACCGGCTACAAAACCGAAGCTGAAATACCGCATAGTGCCGGCCAATGGCAGGCATGCTGGCCTGCTGCAACGCCATTTGATGCCAAAGCAGCCAATACCGCAGGCTCATTTATTGCCACTGCATCTGGCGATACAAAACACTGGCAATGGACGCAAGGTGCATCGTGGCGCCACCCATTGGGGCCGGCATCTACTGCTCAGCCTACTCATCCGGTACAGCACATTAGCTGGAATGATGCCATAGCCTACTGTGCCTGGCAAGGTAGCCGCCTTCCCTCCGAGGCAGAATGGGAATATGCTGCCATTGCGGGAAGAGATTCGATGCGATCGGCATGGGGAAAGAATACGCCCGAAAAGCCGGCGGCTGCGGTAGCATTATCAGCTGTGCAGCCTGTCAAATCTTTCGCTGCCAATCCCTGGCGGCTGTACGATTTGGATGGAAATGTAGCCGAGTGGTGTGGCGATTGGTACGATGCCCGTTATTACAAAGGCATGGGCAATGCAGTGGCAGTACAAAATCCGTTGGGCCCTTCGGCTGATAGCAGCAAACAGCTGACTAAGAGAGTGCTGAAAGGGGGCGATTATTTGGCTGCAGGACCCGATTTCTCATCCTGCAGGCCTTCTGCCCGCAGAGCCATGCATCCTTCTTTTTCGGGCAGTGCCACGGGTTTTCGCACAATCATGACTGCCCCAATGTGGGAGGCCAAAAAAGTGCTGAGCAAATTGAAAAAGCAGGATTGA
- a CDS encoding DUF2911 domain-containing protein produces MKKFLLFASLAVVMTSCFGQEKKPASPRETVSSADVSVSYGRPSKKGRVIFGELEKFGKVWRTGANEATEITFKKDGMFGGKAVKAGTYTLFTVPEKGEWTVILNSELKQWGAYNYDKIKDKNVLEVKVPAQTTTDVTEQLTITLSSSSMTIAWDQTKVEVQLQF; encoded by the coding sequence ATGAAGAAGTTTTTATTGTTTGCCAGCCTGGCCGTAGTTATGACCAGTTGTTTTGGACAGGAAAAGAAACCTGCCAGCCCTCGTGAAACCGTGAGTAGTGCAGATGTAAGCGTATCATACGGCCGTCCTTCTAAAAAAGGCCGGGTGATTTTTGGCGAGTTGGAAAAATTTGGCAAAGTATGGCGCACAGGAGCCAATGAAGCCACAGAAATTACCTTCAAAAAAGACGGCATGTTTGGCGGCAAAGCCGTGAAGGCCGGCACTTATACCCTCTTCACTGTTCCTGAAAAAGGTGAATGGACCGTTATCCTCAACAGCGAACTGAAGCAGTGGGGCGCTTACAACTACGATAAGATTAAAGACAAAAATGTGCTGGAAGTAAAAGTGCCTGCTCAAACAACTACTGATGTAACAGAGCAACTCACCATTACCCTCAGCAGCAGTAGCATGACCATTGCCTGGGACCAAACAAAAGTGGAAGTGCAACTGCAGTTTTAA
- the rpmG gene encoding 50S ribosomal protein L33, with protein sequence MAKKSKGNRVQVILECTEHKHSGVAGTSRYISVKNKKNTPERLELKKYNPILKKVTVHKEIK encoded by the coding sequence ATGGCAAAGAAGAGCAAAGGCAACCGGGTACAGGTGATTCTGGAGTGCACTGAGCACAAGCACAGCGGTGTAGCCGGTACCAGCCGTTACATTTCTGTAAAGAACAAAAAGAATACTCCTGAGCGTTTGGAACTGAAGAAGTACAATCCCATTCTGAAGAAGGTGACTGTACACAAAGAAATCAAGTAA
- a CDS encoding NADP-dependent isocitrate dehydrogenase produces MAEKIKVANPVVELDGDEMTRIIWKFIKDKLILPYLDIDIKYYDLGVEYRDQTNDQVTVDAANAIKEYGVGIKCATITPDEARVKEFNLKQMWKSPNGTIRNILDGTVFREPIVINNIPRLVTTWDAPIIVGRHAFGDQYRATDFVVPGKGKLTVKFEGEDGQVIEHEVFQFKGPGVAMSMYNVDESIKGFARSCMNMSLQKGWPLYMSTKNTILKKYDGRFKDIFQEIYDNEFKAQFEAAGITYEHRLIDDMVASALKWNGNFVWACKNYDGDVQSDTVAQGFGSLGLMTSVLVTPDGKTMEAEAAHGTVTRHYREHQKGKPTSTNPIASIFAWTRGLAFRGKLDGNDALINFANALEAVCIETVESGKMTKDLAVCIHGNKVNHGEHYLYTEEFLDAIDSNLQAKLGA; encoded by the coding sequence ATGGCAGAAAAAATTAAAGTAGCCAATCCTGTGGTAGAACTCGATGGCGACGAAATGACACGCATTATCTGGAAGTTCATCAAAGACAAACTGATTCTTCCTTACCTCGACATCGACATTAAATACTATGACCTGGGCGTGGAGTACCGCGACCAAACCAACGATCAGGTAACAGTGGATGCCGCCAACGCCATCAAAGAATATGGTGTGGGTATTAAGTGTGCTACCATTACCCCCGATGAGGCCCGTGTGAAGGAGTTTAACCTGAAGCAAATGTGGAAGAGCCCCAATGGTACCATCCGCAACATTCTGGACGGCACTGTATTTCGTGAGCCCATCGTAATCAACAACATTCCCCGCTTGGTAACAACCTGGGATGCTCCCATCATTGTTGGCCGTCATGCATTTGGCGACCAGTACCGTGCCACCGATTTTGTAGTGCCCGGCAAAGGCAAACTCACAGTGAAGTTTGAAGGTGAAGACGGCCAGGTAATTGAGCATGAAGTGTTCCAGTTTAAAGGCCCGGGCGTAGCCATGAGCATGTACAATGTGGATGAAAGCATTAAAGGCTTTGCCCGCAGTTGTATGAACATGAGCTTACAGAAAGGCTGGCCTTTGTACATGAGTACAAAAAACACCATCCTGAAAAAATATGATGGTCGATTCAAAGACATCTTCCAGGAGATTTACGACAACGAATTCAAAGCGCAGTTTGAAGCAGCGGGCATAACTTACGAGCACCGCCTCATTGATGACATGGTAGCCAGTGCCCTGAAGTGGAACGGCAACTTTGTATGGGCTTGTAAAAACTACGACGGCGACGTACAAAGCGATACCGTAGCACAAGGTTTCGGCTCACTCGGTCTCATGACTTCTGTATTGGTTACGCCTGATGGCAAAACCATGGAAGCAGAAGCTGCACACGGTACCGTAACCCGCCACTACCGCGAACACCAAAAAGGTAAGCCAACCAGCACCAACCCCATCGCCAGCATTTTTGCGTGGACACGTGGTTTGGCTTTCCGTGGTAAGCTCGATGGCAACGATGCCCTCATCAACTTTGCCAATGCACTCGAAGCGGTGTGTATTGAAACCGTTGAAAGCGGCAAAATGACCAAGGATCTTGCCGTATGTATTCATGGCAATAAGGTAAATCATGGCGAACACTATCTGTATACAGAAGAGTTCCTCGATGCCATTGACAGCAACCTGCAAGCCAAACTGGGTGCTTAA
- a CDS encoding SGNH/GDSL hydrolase family protein, with product MKGQQRYLFGLFILAMFPTLIAASFAGCTKRSAGTGPNVVVPPPDTLPTLAKLNYLALGDSYTIGQSVAVDSRFPHQAVAILNSRGYRLNEPQYIAQTGWTTGALLNAIQTQNPTANFDVVSLLIGVNNQYQQRSQEEYRQQFSSCLQQAIRLAGNRKNRVFVLSIPDYSVTPFARNADTAKIAREIDEFNRINKEITLAAGIVYIDITPGSREGRTDASLIAGDGLHPSGKEYAKWAALLADAMAPVLR from the coding sequence ATGAAAGGGCAACAAAGATACCTGTTTGGGCTATTCATTTTGGCCATGTTTCCAACGCTGATTGCGGCATCGTTTGCGGGCTGCACCAAGCGGAGTGCCGGCACTGGCCCCAATGTGGTAGTGCCGCCTCCCGACACGCTGCCTACCCTTGCCAAACTCAACTACCTGGCACTGGGCGATAGCTATACCATTGGCCAAAGTGTGGCGGTAGATTCCAGATTTCCTCATCAGGCGGTGGCTATTCTCAACAGCCGTGGCTACCGGCTGAATGAGCCACAATACATTGCTCAAACCGGCTGGACAACCGGTGCTTTGCTCAATGCCATTCAAACTCAAAACCCAACCGCCAACTTCGATGTGGTAAGTTTGTTGATTGGCGTCAACAACCAATACCAGCAGCGCAGTCAGGAGGAATACCGGCAGCAGTTTAGCAGCTGCCTGCAGCAGGCCATACGGCTGGCCGGCAACCGCAAAAACAGGGTGTTTGTACTCAGCATTCCCGACTATAGTGTTACCCCATTTGCCCGCAACGCCGATACCGCCAAAATTGCCCGGGAGATTGATGAATTCAACCGCATCAACAAAGAAATTACACTGGCCGCAGGCATTGTGTACATCGACATTACACCGGGTAGCCGCGAAGGCCGCACAGATGCCAGCCTCATTGCCGGCGACGGCCTGCACCCCAGTGGTAAGGAATATGCCAAGTGGGCGGCACTACTGGCCGATGCCATGGCACCCGTGCTGCGCTGA
- the hpf gene encoding ribosome hibernation-promoting factor, HPF/YfiA family → MTLNIQSVRFDADEKLIEHVNKKIAKLSTYHDRIIKVDVFLKLDNVVHTIKDKVAEIKVTIPKNEVFVKSSSKSFEESFDNAFESVCTQIKRKKEKLA, encoded by the coding sequence ATGACCTTGAACATCCAATCTGTGCGGTTTGATGCAGACGAAAAACTGATTGAACACGTGAACAAGAAAATCGCCAAACTGAGTACCTATCACGACCGCATTATTAAAGTAGATGTATTTCTTAAACTGGACAATGTAGTACACACCATCAAAGACAAAGTAGCAGAAATCAAAGTCACCATTCCTAAAAACGAGGTATTTGTAAAATCCAGTAGTAAATCTTTTGAAGAGTCATTTGACAACGCATTTGAAAGCGTTTGTACACAGATAAAACGAAAAAAAGAAAAACTTGCCTAA
- a CDS encoding EF-Tu/IF-2/RF-3 family GTPase: MEDVFSITGRGTVATGRIERGRIKVGEGVEIVGMMPEKLTSTVTGVEMFKKLLDEGEAGDNAGLLLRGIEKTRIRRGMVICKPGSITPHTEFKGEVYVLSKEEGGRHTPFFNKYRPQFYFRTTDVTGECALPAGTEMVMPGDNTSLHVTLIQPIAMEKGLKFAIREGGRTVGAGQVTEIIK; the protein is encoded by the coding sequence GTGGAAGACGTATTCTCTATCACTGGTCGTGGTACAGTTGCTACCGGTCGTATCGAACGTGGCCGTATCAAAGTTGGTGAAGGTGTTGAAATCGTAGGTATGATGCCTGAGAAACTCACCTCTACCGTTACTGGTGTAGAAATGTTCAAAAAACTCCTCGACGAAGGTGAAGCTGGTGACAATGCTGGTCTGCTCCTCCGCGGTATTGAAAAAACTCGGATCCGTCGTGGTATGGTAATCTGCAAACCAGGTTCTATTACTCCACACACTGAGTTCAAAGGTGAAGTTTACGTACTGAGCAAAGAAGAAGGTGGTCGTCATACTCCTTTCTTCAACAAATACCGTCCTCAGTTTTACTTCCGTACTACGGACGTAACTGGTGAGTGTGCTCTGCCTGCAGGCACTGAGATGGTAATGCCTGGTGACAACACTTCTCTGCACGTTACATTGATTCAGCCAATCGCTATGGAAAAAGGTCTGAAGTTCGCTATCCGCGAAGGTGGCCGTACCGTAGGCGCTGGTCAGGTAACTGAGATCATCAAGTAA
- a CDS encoding GTP-binding protein, giving the protein MAKETFKREKPHVNVGTIGHVDHGKTTLTAAITNILANKGLAEKKGYDEIDAAPEEKERGITINTAHVEYQTANRHYAHVDCPGHADYVKNMITGAAQMDGAILVVAATDGPMPQTKEHILLARQVGVPKIVVFMNKVDLVDDPELLELVEMEIRDLLSSYGFDGDNTPIIKGSATGALAGEEKWLAAIDELMEAVDTYIPLPPRPVDQGFPDERGRRILYHWSWYSCYRSYRTWPYQSW; this is encoded by the coding sequence ATGGCAAAAGAGACCTTTAAGAGGGAAAAACCCCACGTTAACGTAGGTACTATCGGCCACGTTGACCACGGTAAAACCACCCTTACCGCTGCCATCACTAACATCCTTGCTAACAAGGGTTTGGCAGAAAAAAAGGGTTATGATGAAATTGATGCTGCTCCCGAAGAAAAAGAGCGTGGTATCACCATCAACACCGCTCACGTAGAGTACCAAACAGCTAATCGTCACTATGCTCACGTTGACTGCCCTGGTCACGCTGACTATGTGAAAAACATGATTACTGGTGCTGCACAAATGGACGGTGCAATCCTGGTTGTGGCTGCTACCGATGGTCCTATGCCTCAAACTAAAGAACACATCCTCTTGGCCCGCCAGGTAGGTGTTCCTAAGATCGTTGTGTTCATGAACAAAGTAGACCTGGTAGACGACCCTGAGTTGCTCGAACTGGTTGAAATGGAAATTCGTGACCTCCTCAGCTCTTACGGTTTCGACGGTGACAACACTCCAATCATCAAGGGTTCTGCTACAGGCGCCCTGGCTGGTGAAGAAAAGTGGTTGGCTGCTATCGACGAACTGATGGAAGCTGTTGATACATACATTCCGCTGCCTCCCCGCCCGGTTGATCAGGGCTTTCCTGATGAGCGTGGAAGACGTATTCTCTATCACTGGTCGTGGTACAGTTGCTACCGGTCGTATCGAACGTGGCCGTATCAAAGTTGGTGA
- a CDS encoding DUF4295 domain-containing protein → MAKVASKNSKVKDAKAAAEAKNWTKVIKAVRSPKTGAYTFKEVIVHKDKVKDFLAEK, encoded by the coding sequence ATGGCAAAAGTAGCTTCAAAAAACTCGAAAGTAAAAGATGCTAAGGCAGCAGCCGAAGCCAAAAACTGGACCAAAGTAATTAAGGCTGTACGCAGCCCTAAGACTGGTGCCTATACTTTCAAAGAAGTGATCGTTCACAAAGACAAAGTGAAAGATTTCCTCGCTGAAAAGTAA
- the rpsU gene encoding 30S ribosomal protein S21: MLIIDSKDCENIDKALKKYKKKFERAKTLTQLRERQSFTKPSIKRRAQVLKAVYKQQIASGKIEA, translated from the coding sequence ATGTTAATCATTGATTCGAAAGACTGCGAAAACATCGACAAGGCACTCAAGAAGTATAAGAAGAAATTTGAACGTGCCAAAACGCTGACTCAATTGCGTGAACGTCAAAGCTTTACTAAGCCTTCTATTAAGCGTCGTGCTCAGGTACTGAAGGCAGTTTACAAGCAGCAGATTGCCAGCGGCAAAATCGAAGCATAA
- a CDS encoding tyrosine-type recombinase/integrase, translating to MDVSTAIARFLDYLKFEKRYSAHSIQAYQHDLAQCSFFLQQQFDVSTDVAEISTSMIRTWLAQLKDDGMEARTINRKLSALKSWFRFMRRQQWLNTNPLAIINGPKVPRKLPSFANETEIDKLWNNIVYPDTWLGFTEKMILELLYQTGMRRAELINLKESQVDSGQRVLRILGKGNKERLIPVSPLLLAHLAQYMAEKRRQLETPDTTYVLVNEKGKKLTPHIVYRTVVKYLGEVSSLAKRSPHVLRHSFATHLANAGADLNAIKELLGHSSLAATQIYTHNSIEKLKDVHRQAHPKA from the coding sequence ATGGATGTATCAACCGCGATAGCCCGTTTTCTTGATTATTTAAAATTCGAAAAGCGTTATTCAGCGCATTCCATTCAGGCATACCAGCATGATTTAGCACAGTGCAGTTTTTTTCTGCAACAGCAGTTTGATGTAAGTACAGATGTGGCTGAAATCAGTACATCCATGATTCGCACCTGGCTGGCTCAGTTAAAAGACGATGGCATGGAGGCCCGTACCATCAACAGAAAGCTGAGTGCATTGAAATCCTGGTTCAGGTTTATGCGCCGCCAGCAATGGTTGAATACCAATCCACTTGCCATTATCAACGGGCCGAAAGTGCCCCGCAAGCTGCCTTCATTTGCCAACGAAACGGAGATTGATAAACTCTGGAACAACATTGTGTATCCTGATACATGGCTGGGCTTTACGGAAAAAATGATACTGGAGTTGTTGTACCAGACCGGCATGCGTAGGGCAGAGCTGATCAACCTCAAAGAAAGTCAGGTAGACAGCGGGCAGCGGGTACTGCGTATTTTGGGCAAAGGCAATAAGGAAAGGCTGATTCCGGTAAGCCCTTTGTTGCTGGCGCATTTGGCGCAGTACATGGCCGAAAAAAGAAGACAACTGGAAACGCCGGACACAACTTATGTGCTGGTAAATGAAAAGGGCAAGAAGTTAACGCCACATATTGTGTACCGAACGGTGGTTAAGTATCTTGGAGAAGTGTCGTCATTGGCCAAAAGAAGTCCGCATGTGCTACGGCATAGTTTTGCAACACACCTGGCCAATGCCGGGGCTGATCTTAATGCCATCAAAGAATTGCTTGGCCATAGTAGTTTGGCTGCCACGCAGATTTACACCCACAACAGCATCGAAAAACTGAAAGATGTACATCGTCAGGCGCATCCCAAGGCTTAA
- the ftsY gene encoding signal recognition particle-docking protein FtsY, with translation MGFFDKLFGKKEKQTLDQGLEKTKESFFSKITKAVAGKSSIDDDVLDNLEEALVGADVGIETTVALIDRISDRVKKDKYLGTADLNRIMQEEMAGILVDAPSSLASGFDLQGMPKPYVMLVVGVNGVGKTTTIGKLAHQFKAAGKSVVLGAADTFRAAAVGQLTIWSERVGVPIVKQAMGSDPASVAFDTVQSGMARGADVIIIDTAGRLHNKLHLMEELSKIRRVIKKQLPEAPHEVLLVLDGSTGQNALEQAKHFTAATEVTSMAVTKLDGTAKGGVVLAISHQMNIPVRYIGVGEKIEDLLVFDKKEFVHTLFSVQ, from the coding sequence ATGGGCTTTTTCGATAAACTTTTTGGCAAAAAAGAAAAGCAAACCCTCGACCAGGGGTTGGAAAAAACCAAGGAAAGTTTCTTTTCAAAAATCACCAAGGCCGTAGCCGGTAAAAGCAGCATCGATGATGATGTGCTCGACAACCTGGAAGAAGCTCTTGTTGGTGCTGATGTTGGTATTGAAACCACAGTGGCCCTCATCGATCGCATTAGCGACCGGGTGAAAAAAGACAAATACCTCGGCACTGCCGATCTCAACCGCATTATGCAGGAAGAGATGGCCGGCATTTTGGTGGATGCGCCGTCTTCGTTGGCTTCGGGCTTCGACCTGCAAGGCATGCCCAAGCCTTATGTAATGCTGGTGGTAGGTGTAAACGGCGTTGGTAAAACGACCACTATTGGCAAGCTGGCACATCAGTTTAAAGCTGCAGGCAAATCGGTTGTGCTGGGCGCCGCCGATACATTTAGAGCCGCGGCAGTAGGCCAGCTCACTATTTGGAGCGAAAGGGTAGGTGTACCTATTGTAAAGCAAGCGATGGGCAGCGATCCTGCTTCGGTGGCTTTTGATACCGTACAAAGCGGCATGGCCCGTGGTGCTGATGTTATTATCATCGACACAGCTGGCCGCCTGCACAACAAGTTGCACCTGATGGAAGAACTCAGTAAGATTCGTCGGGTAATTAAAAAGCAACTGCCCGAAGCACCACATGAAGTATTGTTGGTGCTCGATGGCAGTACCGGACAAAACGCATTGGAGCAGGCCAAACATTTTACCGCTGCCACAGAGGTTACCAGCATGGCTGTAACCAAGCTTGATGGAACGGCAAAAGGTGGCGTAGTCTTGGCCATCAGCCATCAAATGAATATCCCGGTTCGCTATATTGGCGTTGGCGAGAAAATTGAAGACCTGCTGGTGTTTGACAAAAAAGAATTTGTACATACCTTATTTTCAGTTCAATAA